Proteins found in one Triticum aestivum cultivar Chinese Spring chromosome 4D, IWGSC CS RefSeq v2.1, whole genome shotgun sequence genomic segment:
- the LOC123100663 gene encoding uncharacterized protein: protein MVAQTRAPFLAGLPRFLRATSMELHGLDLRLQPSQAGAGFPLLEKLTLSGCNVDLGVLIPNCPRLQVLTVDDFTVRSTSLQELLVKRMKAMRGHAEARTLRQLTALSSFLDGGEHSWSCSYPKVTHGLGLWGLLELGLKTSQRQGEEVLSLHMCAQDSLSFQVAERGFVAEIGKYVVTQFSTLNLHLTTKGHAFGAFVLCLLGMHHLREIHNFNIVVSRSEVKEACPLNCPCDGPKGWRSQTISLNLRKVKIEGFKGENHELVFLKVLLQCSPMLKSVTVKLPDQDMPSDDWCTKIHNIFGEYPCVEGNIDLISG from the exons ATGGTCGCGCAGACGCGGGCCCCTTTTCTCGCAGGGCTACCCCGCTTCCTCCGCGCCACCTCGATGGAGCTGCACGGGCTAGACCTCCGCTTGCAACCCTCACAGGCCGGCGCCGGGTTCCCGTTGCTGGAGAAGCTGACCCTCTCCGGCTGCAACGTCGACCTCGGCGTCTTGATCCCCAACTGCCCGCGCCTGCAGGTGCTCACGGTGGATGACTTCACCGTCCGCTCGACGTCGCTGCAAGAACTCCTCGTGAAGCGCATGAAGGCGATGAGAGGCCACGCAGAGGCACGCACGCTTAGGCAATTGACTGCGTTGTCCTCCTTCCTTGACGGCGGCGAGCATAGCTGGTCCTGCTCGTATCCCAAGGTGACTCACGGGCTTGGTCTTTGGGGCCTCTTGGAGCTGGGCTTGAAGACATCGCAGAGACAAGGAGAAGAGGTCTTGTCCCTGCACATGTGTGCCCAA GATTCATTGAGCTTTCAAGTTGCAGAGCGCGGATTTGTGGCGGAGATAGGTAAATATGTGGTCACCCAGTTCTCTACGTTGAATCTACATCTTACAACAAAGGGGCATGCGTTTGGAGCATTTGTGTTGTGTCTCCTTGGCATGCATCATCTTAGAGAGATACATAACTTTAACATCGTTGTGTCGAGATCAGAG GTGAAAGAAGCATGCCCACTAAATTGTCCATGTGATGGCCCAAAGGGTTGGAGATCCCAAACTATCTCCTTGAATCTTCGAAAAGTAAAAATTGAAGGCTTCAAAGGGGAGAATCATGAGTTAGTTTTCTTGAAAGTGTTACTTCAATGCTCACCAATGCTTAAAAGTGTGACTGTGAAGCTGCCAGATCAGGACATGCCAAGTGATGATTGGTGCACAAAAATACACAATATTTTTGGAGAGTATCCATGTGTGGAAGGCAACATTGATCTTATCTCTGGTTAG